The genome window aggaggtccagcaggattaagttattatgGCAGGAATAATAGTTCAACGTGGCAGGcagtaaagaaaatcaaaagtgggCCAAGGAAATGTGAAGCCCATTATCATACGAGGCCCAGCTCCTGAATGGAGtgaaaaaccaaaggaaaaaccCATATGAAAGGCTAGGAAATGCAAACGGAGAGTCTCCAGGTCGTGGcagacgcatgagcagcaggcggactcttggacaaatttgaaagggaagcacgcgcaaggcccaggcaccaccagcctgtacccagctaAAATAGGACATGGTGGGGCCATGGGctagaggtaagaggtaaatggggtgtggtttggtggtggggagaggggaaaagatctatttacaGCTCCTGCCCAAGcctcttttgggaggtacgtcctgctgggatgatagaccacccaaaagaggcaagtttgagggggaaCCGTTGGTGCATGCtctgagagtagagagagaaagcattaaTACCGTGGCAGgaatacaaaggaaaaaaacaaaaacccgcCTCTGTCTGGCGAAGGTGGATGTCGCACAGTCTTGGTGGTCGGCCAGTACGTCCAAACTAGACAAAGGCGGTTAAAGGGTAAGACGGTAAAACACTAGCCACAGTAGGTGCTATAAAAAGGCCCTTGCCGTGCCCTGTAGGGGGGGATCGAAAACAGAGCATATTTTTTAgagtaaaaaggaaaaaacagagcaagaagaaaagaaaaagataagaaagaaaacggaaaagaaaagaaaagaaaactaagaaaaagGAGAGTTGGTTCAATAGGGCATGCACCCATAGAtcagtttctctctctccctttctaaATCTTACCTTCTTCCAAAACGCAAACAaggactttttttcttttgggcaacaaccaggtccgactccctcaaagccattaattCTCGCGGCAGGATCCTTTTCCTGAGgggattatttgcattgagaagaggcgttctctCCTCTTTGGTTTTGCTGCGGCAGACTAAgcttaaaacttaatttatgccCATTTAAATTAGCTAGTATTATTTTCTTCGTTCTTCTCTGTGATTGATATTATTATGACTGTAATCATGCTTTATTAGTAGGAAATACATAGctgtttatttaaataagtcaaaatactctgttttagttattattgtaTCTGCCTGCCGTAACTCGTCTGcaacagttctgcttgccgtGAATTTGCTCCTGGCGGACAagcataagtttgtgcacaaactagcacaagttgagttacaattggactgGCCCCagctcccttactcagaaataCTAGGGCCCATCACCGCAGGAGGTAGCCCAGCCCATTACCGCAAGAGGCAGCCCAACATACCATATCacacaaaaaaggcccctacattAAATTGGCGACTTCACTAGGGAGTTGGGAAGCAGATAGgggcaaaggaaaagaaagcagAGCCCCTCACAAACTATGCCACCCAAGTCCAAGACAACACGGAATATGAGTGCCGTACCCTCACAAGCAGAATCTAGGCCGGCGACGCCTCACCAAGAACAACTTAACCAAATGGAAGGTGCCAACAGAACGGGGGCTGATCCTCAGCCTCAAACAAGAGTCCCCGTGGGCAATGTCAACACCTTTGTCGAAGTATTGCAATCATTACAGCACTCGCAGCAACAAATGATGGAAGAGATCCGTCAACTGAAGGCagacaaaataaaagagaaaggcaGCTAGCATGACCCGAATCATACGGCAGACAGAGAAGAGACACTGGCAAGAGGTGTCCCTTGGAACGCAGGACAGCGTTTCATCACTATGGCTGAGGTAGCGGCTCTCTTGGAGCAAGAGAGAGCCAGAATACCAAAGGAGAGATTTTATGCAAGGAGACCTCCCTATCCTCTAAAAGTACTCAGCAAGTCGTACCCCGAGAGGTATGAACCAAGGGCCTTTGCTCAGTACAATGGCAGGAAGAGAAGGGCAGTAGAGCACGTGAGCAAATTCATTGACACCCTTGGCCCTTACGCAACAGACGAAGACTTATGTCTGTGGGAGTTTTCAAAGTCACTGTGCGATCAGGCATACACCTGGGATCAATCCCAACCTGGGATGACATGGTGGACGTATTTTGCACTAAATACTTTCACGGGGAAGAAACAGTGACACTTGCAATTCTGCAAGCAACCAAGCAAAGGAATGGAGAGGATCTGATGGAGTACATCAAACGGTTCAGGGACATAGCACTTGATTGCTATGACCACTGTGAAGAAAGGACGTTGGTGGAAATGTGCATGACCAACATGATTCGGGAGTTCAGAGCTGTCCCGGAGAATCTGGAGATTTCCCAGTTTGCACAGCTATTGCAGAAAGCTAGAAAGACGGCTCAGTTCGTGAAACCCAGTTCAGACAAGAGGAACGCACCGCAGGCTATGGCGGTGTCCACTGGAAACCAGAGAAGGAAAACAGAGGGGAGGGAGTATGATACGCCCCCACCCCTACCATGCACTCCTAAGGAGCTGGAAGTGCTACTCGACAAATGGATAGCGGATGGAATCTTTAAACCCAACCAGGTTTCTAGAGAGCCTACGGAGGAAGAAAGGAGAGATCCTCGCTTCTGCCGCTTGCACAACTATGTACAACACCCCACAGCAAAATGCTAGGCGCTCCGCAGGCTGGTGCACCGCAGGATCAAAGAAGGCACATTAGAGCTGACCCAACAGGAAGTCCAAAGAAACCCACTCCCAAACCACAAGGGGAAGGGTGTAGCAGCAGTAGTAATATGTGCAGACCCGGGAGAAGACAAGGAAGAAAACTTGGCCCTGCCTGCCGCGGCGATTACCACTCTTCAGCAGAGTGCCAAGTTCAAAAATCTATTTGACCAGTTGGGACTtacagcaaaagaaagaaaaatagccaCGAAGGCTTTGGTAAGCATCACCTTCGGAGCAGGGGTGGAATGCCTGTTAGCAAAGATGCCAGAAGACAGGGCCCTCCTGCAGGAATCAACAGAAATCACATTTAGCAGTGAAGATATGGAAGTGGGGCACCCAGATCATAGGAGGCCTCTCTATTTAGTAACATCTATCAATCAAATCCCCATTAAGAGCGTCCTGGTGGATACAGGTGCTTCCGTAAATCTCATTCCATTGAGCACCCTACAAGCCGCAGgaatttcaaagaaaaagatCCAAGGTTGCCCAATGGAAGTGACGGGATTCGGTAGGAGAGGGGAGTACACCGCAGGCCACATTCAGTTATGGTTGAAAGTAGGCCCTATAGCCTCTCTAGCTTGCTTCCACGTGGTCAGAATGGAAGTATCTTACCATGTGCTTTTGGGAAGGCCTTGGTTACACAAACACCGATTAGTCTCGTCCACCTACCACCAATGTGTGAAGGGAAGATTGAATGGCAGGATGATACGCATAGCGGCGAACCCCTTGCCGTTCGAGCAAGCAGAAGCCCACTTGGTAGAAACCATGTTCTATAATCAATGGGCTCCATCTGGAGAAAATGTGGTTGCAAAGCCACGAGGCACCTTTGTGCCTAGGTGGGAAGATGTCCAAGATGACCCAGAACCTGATTTAAGAGAGCTACTAGCgcgaaagaagaaaaggaaagaagcgCCTGCCGTAGAGCCAGACGAAGTACCTCAGTGGATCAGGGTCCGAGGCCTTGATGGCAAGATCGTCTATAAATTATGAAGGTGCATGGGGCCCATAGGTGAGATACAAGTGGGTCCCACCCAAAAAGGGCAACACAAGAGTTTGGCATGTTGCGTCGATGAAGGAAGtttgggaaaagaagaagaaaaggatgagGCAGTTACGGCAGAAAGAGACATCCAGGTTATGGCAGAAGAAGAATTGGAAGAGGTTGACTTGGGGTCTGACTCACAAGAACCAAGGCCTATCTCAATTAGTGCAAGCCTGACAGAAACGGAGAAGTCAAAACTCATACTACTGTTGAAAGAATTCAAAGACATCTTTGCTTGGGATTACAACGAAATGCCAGGGCTCGATCCTGGGCTTGTTGCGCATACGTTGAATGTGGACCCAGAGGCCAAACCAGTGGCCCAGCCTGCCAAGATATTTCACACAGAAATAGAAGGGCAAATAGTCAAAGAAGTACAGAAGTTGCTAGCCACAGGATTCATCAAGCCTATCCAGCATCCCCGTTGGCTATCCAACATAGTaccagtaaagaagaagaacgggcAGATAAGATGCTGTGTAGATTTCAGGAATCTCAACAAAACTTGTCCAAAAGACGAATTCCCATTGCCAAACATGGATTTACTGATAGATTCTGCGGCAGGAAACGCCATGTTCTCATTCATGGACGGTTTCAGTGGGTACAATCAGATCAAGATGGCGCCAAAGGATGCAGAGAAAACTGCCTTCAGAACACCCATAGGCAATTTCTATTATACTATGATACCTTTCGGGCTGAAAAATGCGGATGCAACTTACCAGCAAGCAATGACGGCCATATTTCACGACATGATGCACCAGGAGCTAGAAGACTATGTGGATGACGTAGTGGTCAAgtcaagaaaaagggaaaaacactTTCGGGTGTTAAAAAGAGTATTTGAAAGATGCAGAGCTTTTAAGCTAAGAATGAATCCCCTCAAGTGCGCATTCGGAGTATCCTCTaggaaatttttgggtttcctggTTCACAGCAGAGGCATAGACGTGGATCCGGCCAAAGTCACGGCCATAGCAACTATGAGAACTCCTGCCACAGTAAAAGAACTAAAGAGCTTCTTAGGGAAAGTCTCATATATCCGAAAATTCATCCCTGGGTTGGCATCAATTACCTCTGCTTTCACCAAGTTGCTTAAGAAGGGGCAAAGTTTTGAATGGGGGGAAACGCAACAGACGGCCTTCAAGAGGCTGCAGTAGATAATGATGAACCTCCCCATGGTGCAGGCCCCTATTCACAAAAAACCACTGCTACTCTATCTGGCCACCAACTCATACGCCATTGGCGTACTAATCGCTCAGGAAGATGGAGGTGGTACTGAGCAGCCAATATACTATATCAGCAGCGCCTTAAAAGATGCTGAAACTCGTTACCCAAAGGCAAAGAGAGCGTGCCTAGCCATTGTGTACGATTCACAAAGGTTGCGTCACTATTTCTTGGCATATGAAGTGTGGCTGATGACTAAGTCACATGCCATTAAAGCTCTGTTACAATAGCTGATTCTCTCCAGTAGGATATCCCAGTGGTTGCTACAATTATCACAATACGACTTGAGAATGGGGACACCTAAGGCAGTGAAAAGTCAGGCTATAGCGGATTTATTGGCGCAGTTTCCAGGAGAGGAAGAATTCCCGCTGGATGATGAAGTTCCAGGGGAAGTAGCCATGGCAGAGGAGGTTCGGGAACAGTGGGTAATGAAATTCAATGGGTCTTCTACTACCCATTTCGAAGGGGTCGATGTAGTTCTGTATCATAAAGAAGACGAGGCAGTGGCACTGTCGTTTAAGTTGGAATTCCCCTGTTCAAACAACACGGTGGAATACGAGGCCTATTTAACTGGGCTTGCCACAGCTCTCGAAATGGGAGTCAAACATTTGAAAGTACTAGGAGACTCCAACTTGGTCGTCTGCCAGGCCAATGGAAGTTTTTCCTTGAAGGAACCCAGCCTAGCTCCGTACAGAGCAATGGCCCAGAAGATGGAAGAGAAATTCTCAACCTTTGAGATAAAACATGCACCGAGAAATGAAAATCGGTTTGCGGACGCTTTGGCCGCATTGGGTTCGCAAATAATCTTTGAAGGGAGTAGCACCAACATAGAAGTCAGCAAAAGGGAAGAATCCATCATTGAAGTGTTGAAGGAAAAATTCCGGGAAGAACAGGGCGAAGGGGATTGGCGAATCCCCATAAAGGAAACCATGGTGAAGGGAGATGAAGCAGCAGAATTGAAGATATCGAAAGACTATGCTTTGGTAAAAGAAGAGCTGTACCGCAGGATGCTAGGTGGGATTTTATCCAGATGTGTGGGCCAGGAAGAAGCCTagagaaaattgaaggaaaTACATGACAAGACTTGTGGGTCCTGCGGGGAAGTCAGTCTTTACCGCAGACTCCAGAGAGCAGGCTTCTATTGGCCAAGCATGGGCAAAGATGCAGATCAAGTCCAAACCCAGTGTGGGACCTACCAGCTTGCGGCAGACAGGGAGGAGAGTTATGCTGTGTTCATCAGCGAGGATTGAAGAAGCCCTTTCATGCAGTACCTAGCAGAAGGCGTCCTGCCACAAAGGCACAGTGAAAGGTACAAGCTTAAGAGGCTGGCAACACGTTACTTCCTACATAACAcggtccttttcaaaaaaagataTGATGGAGACCCTTTGAGGTGTTTGGGTCCTGAAGAGGctaaagaaatgataaaagaagtaCATTCTGGGGAATGTGGTGAACATCAGGGGAAGAAAAAGTTTTACAGGTGCCTGCTGCAGATGGGCtactactggccaaccatgAAGAAAGAGGCGGCAGAATTTGTAAAGAAGTGTCACAGTTGTCAAGTACAAGCCAACTTAATTCATACCCATCCACAAGGCTTGCACAGCATGGTCACCCCATGGCCCtttccacacttgggggctaGATTTGGTAGGGCCAATCAATCTGCCATCACGAGGGTACATATGGATATTGGTAGCTACAGAATATTTTACCAAGTGGGTGGAGGCAGTACCACTCCGCAAGGCTACAGGAGGAGCAGTGGCAAacttcatcaaagaaaatataattgtgaggTTTAGGGTGCCCCACAAGATCATCAGCGACAATGGCACACCGTTTGTCAACAGTGATGTGAGAAGAATGCTAGAGTTCTATCAAGTCAAGCACCACAGGTCATCACCCTATTACCCTCAAGGGAACGGGCAGACAGAGGCAACAAACAAAGTTCTCATAAAGATCATTAGCATGATGAGCCAAGAGTATGCAGGAGGATGGGTAATGCACCTGCCAGACGCTCTCTGGGCATACAGAAAATCACTAAAGTCAGCCACAGACTTTTCACCCTTTTCCTTAGTCTACGGAACTGAAGTAGTGAGTCTGGCAGAAATAATGACACCGTCCCTAAGGGTGATGTAGAtgcaagaaaaggaaaaggagggaGAAGTCTTCACGGCAGAAAGGTTTGAGGACCTGAAAGAACTTGATgaaaagaggaaagaagccCAGGAACGCAACCGGAGATACAGGCAGAAGATGACTGAAGCCTACGGCAGGATGACCAAGGAAAGAGTGTTTGCAGAAGGACAATTAGTGTTAAAAGTGGCAGACTACGTCAAGCGAGGTCTGGCAGGACCATCCAAGTTTGCACCTAAATAGGACggaccccttgtgataagaGAAGCACATCAAAGTGGGTATTATCGCCTAACTCAAATGGACGGCAAGGACTTGATGGACCCCATCAATGGAAAATGGCTGAAGCGTTATTTTGCTTAGAGAAGAAAGTTGTGTGGTTgactccttttttttccttagttttttGTCTACGTTTCCTTTactaaactttttcttttattcctcCAAGTGATTATGTCACAAAAGAAATTGTAACGTGCTTTCATGagtatttaatgaaaaagtacGAAGTATTAGCATCATATCATAGCAATAGTAAAGAAAAAGTAGCAAATTGTAGCATTATTACAAACCCAAACTGTGGCAAACACAAGCCAAGTAACTACGGCAGGAAACATAAAAGTGTTCTGTATGACataacaaaaatagagaaacaaagaaaaggaaaggaaacgGTGCTATCATCAATGAAGTTCAGTAATGAGACTCTAATCTCCAAAGTGACTGGGTCCACCAACGCTAGAAAGAAGACGCTCACGGCGACCCTCCAAATCAGCCACCTCCTTCTTCAAAAGCTCAATGCGAGCGTCTATGGCCTCAACAGCTGGCTGGACTCTCCTCATGAAAAGGGCCCGGGCGATCTTACGTAGATGCTCAAGAATAAACTCCACAGCGAATCCTACACTGATGAGCTCCTGTATCACAGCCCTCCACTGCAGGATCTTCCCGGCAGAAATAGAGTCAATGAAGTTATGCTCGATGTCATTTAGTACACATCCCAGCATCTACAAGAAATGCTCCCTAGAAGAGTGACAAAGGCAAAACTCTCGCATAAAATTGCCGTGATGACTATAGAGCATCACCAAGTGTGAGACGCAGTCCTCAGGGACTCAGAAGCCATAGAAGTCCACATAGGGAGGACCGGAGGCCCAGAAGTCTACCGGACCAAGGTCGTTAACCTCCGACTGGTCAAAACGGACAAAGAAAGATGCAGCATCATCCGGGACGGTGGCAGAACTACTACCCGCCTTAAACTGAGAAGGGATAGTAGGAAGTGGACCTACAACAAAAAAGGAAGGGAACGCAaggcaaaatgaaaaaaaaaaaatggcacggGAAGAAAAGacttgcaaaagaaaaaaaggatgaaataggaagagaaagaaagagtgcCAAAATTACCAGGAATGGGGGCTACAGGTGTAGTAGAAACGGGTACTGCAGGCACAGAGGAAACATGGGTAGTAGGTACAACTGAAACAAGTACTGAAGGTGCGGCAGAAATAGGCATTACAGGTACGGTAGGAGCAGTCATTCCCACGCCTGCTGCAATTTCTGGCCTCTCAGAAGTTTCTGCAAGTGGGGAGATAAGTATGCAAATGAAACGCAAATGCAGAAAGAAGATAAAGGGAAAGGAAGATACATACCCATGAAGTCAGGCTCGGGCGAAGCACTACCCTCTTCATCAAAGTCAGAAATTCTCTTTTTCAACACGGGTGCATCATCAGGATCCTCAAAAATGTCATCGGATCCCTCTGAAGATAAGTCTGAATCAGGACCACGGGTAGCGGAGCCGGGTATAGAGGAAGGAGTAACAACAAGCGAAGCACTACCCTTTGCAGCCTGGGAAATAGCTGCAAAAGGATCACTAGTCGAAATCACTAGCGGCAGAACGGGAGAAGTAGTTTTGGGTTGAACAGTGGCAGGAGGAATGGCTCCCTCTGAAGGAGTGGGTCTCTCAGCAGGCAAAGGTGTAGTCTCACCAACCCCTTCAACATGAGTACCCTCTCTAGGTACCGGCTCGGCAGAAGGGGTGGGAGTTTTGGCAGGAGTCTTGTGTGCAGTAGGAGGGGCAAGCGTCGCTAATACTGCCTCGGCCCCATCAAAAGCCTTCCATAGGCACACCCATGGAGGCGGAAATCTCCTCGGCAGTGGGGCGATATATGGACAGAGGCTCAAGCTCctcctaaaaagaaaatttttgttaagtaaaaaacaaaaaaaggggcAAAAGACTCGTGGCAGAGGCGTgcgaaaaagaaagaagagagaagtggAGAAAAGGGACTCACGTCAGACTCAGGATCATCAAGTAAAATGGGGCGGGTGACTGATGAATCTTCCTTATGCTTAGACTAAAAGGAAAGAGGCAGAAGAAATTAACGAGTTAGCTGCAAGACAATTAagaaattttgtcaaaaaaggaaaaggggagAAATAACTTACCCTCCGTTCAGTGGCAGAAACGGGGTGAGGAgtagttttccttttgctaCCATGAGTCTTGTTAGCCAGCGGAGCACCTGCAGGAGGTAGTGGTGTGGCAGGCTTGGTTTTGCCAGCAGACTTGGGTTTAGCAGGTGCTTTCTTGCTCGGTATAGAAAGATTGATTCCCTTAACTTTTTTCTCCCAACCAGGGGGATAGTCGCCAGCGTGCCAAAACCATCCTTTCTTTTCTGCGTCCCATTCAAAAATGGTTGACCGGCTCTGTTTTCTAGCATACACCAAAACGGATTTAGAGGGAAGCAGCAGGCGAGGGTTAACCGAGGCAACCATGCCTAACCCTTCGGGAGGAATAAGGGAGAAGCCACGACTTCCTGCTAACTCAACCACAAATGAATCCATCACTACATGCCAGTAGCCATGCATGGGAAAAGTACAGACACCCTCCTTTAGAGAACCATGGACTATAATGGCGTTGAAATGCTTCTTCCAAAAGTCAAAGGTAGTCTGCCGCAGGAAAGGCCGGACTGAAGTAGGAGCTCCCATGAGGGAAGAAATGTCGTCAGGGATGTCTTGATCCAGTCCAAACTGCCTCCTCACCCGGTTGGCAAGATAATGAACAAATCTAATGCCTTCATCGGCCAAATAGGGCAGCCATCTGGCATTAGTAGCGGTAAGATAGGTAATCCCAGTTTCATCAAAGTAGACCAATGGGGTCGTAGTCCCAACGGTATCAACAAATGAACCCATAACAGAATTCGCACAAGTATAATCAGTGCCCAAATTTCTATAGACTCTCCAAGAGAAACCCACACTCCCATCAAAAGACTCGACCACAGAATAGCCAATCGGCTTCAAACCAAACCAACGAAAAGCAAGCAGGAAATCAGATTCAAACCTGCCACAAAAATCGGTAATCACTCTTGAACAACTCTGGTACTTCTCTCTGGCAAATCGAGTGGGTCTACATTTCACCAAGTATTGAGCACAACGCTCAAACAACCACTGCTGAAGTATAGTGCGATGAACGGAAGAAGTAACAATGTGGCAAGACCCAGCCTGGCTCTCATCATTACGGAGGATATCTAGTTGAACATATAAGTGCCCCAGGAATATAGGAGCCAGCGGCAGGCTCACCCCCGCAGATATTTTGATAGCCAAATGAAAGTACAAAGGTTTTATGGCATAGTGGGGGTGGGACCCAAAAACAAACTTGCAAAGCCAAAACGCGATAAAAGCCGTACGGTGGGCGGCAGCAGAAAACTTAGAAGAAGAACTTACCCAGTAAGACAACTTAGCGTTGCCGGTCATCCTTTTCCTCAATTCAACCTCAATGGCCTCTTCCTCAGGAGAAAGTTCTAAGGCGGCAGGATCGGTATCGCCAAGAATGGGCAAAAGCAACTGGTTAGCCACATCTTCGAGAGTCACGGTGAGTTCGCCACACGAGAAGAAGaaggtgtgggtggtggtgcaCCATCGCCGGACCAAATGACAGAGGTTATAGAGGTCCCGGAAGTTCGACTAGCAACGGGACGAGACTACGGCCTTCAAAACGCCGGCTCGCTGCAACAAACCCATGAAACCCGTGTCGGAAAGCTCGCTATCAACCCATTCCTTCCAACCCGAGGATGTGCCGGACCCAAACTCAAAATGAAGGGGTACAGGAAGCGAAACCCCTTGGTGAATGGACAGATCGGGGATTGAAGATGCCAAAGGAGCCCAAGAAACGTCGAGGTCTCGCTGGACAAGGGTAATCAATACACGACCCGACGGCGGCGGTACATAGTCACTGGGGATTTTTGGGAAGTGAGGGTTAATTTCATACCAAGGGTCGAGTAAAGGAGCGCATTCGCTGTCGGGGTTATGCTCTGTCTCCTACTTAGTGGACCGCTCCGAATCAGAACGTTCCACCTCCTCAGGAATGGCAGGAGAATCGGAAGCAACCGCCTTTCCTTTACGGCGGGAAGAACCTTGACTTTTCACTAGCGACACGGTGAGGAGGCTTAGTCGGAGAAGATGGTTATGGGTATTTGAAAGGGAGAAGGAGAGTAAGAGACGGAGAGTGTGTGTTTTGGGAAAGGAAAGACTTTGTGATTAAAGTGCAGAAGGATTCCTCCCTAAATACCCAAGTCATTAATATCAGCATGAAAGGAGGTGACGGGCCAGCCATTAAAAGGGAATGGAGTTAATGAAGCGGCGgctctgttttgaaaataactGCCAAACTGGGAAATTCGAAGAGACAACCCTGTTCACGGCAGGAAGGAGAATATATGTATGAATAAGAAGGGGCCCACAGCTTAAAAAAGACCcgtgaaaaaaagagaagaagaaaaaagatgagagaaagGCAGAAATGCCTTTTCATTCACATATGAACCGCAAAAACGTTTCATATATtcagggggctaaatgttgagggccatttgtggaagcccagCAGACaag of Quercus lobata isolate SW786 chromosome 8, ValleyOak3.0 Primary Assembly, whole genome shotgun sequence contains these proteins:
- the LOC115956804 gene encoding uncharacterized protein LOC115956804; this translates as MTRLVGPAGKSVFTADSREQASIGQAWAKMQIKSKPSVGPTSLRQTGRRVMLCSSARIEEALSCTTEYFTKWVEAVPLRKATGGAVANFIKENIIVRFRVPHKIISDNGTPFVNSDVRRMLEFYQVKHHRSSPYYPQGNGQTEATNKVLIKIISMMSQEYAGGWMQEKEKEGEVFTAERFEDLKELDEKRKEAQERNRRYRQKMTEAYGRMTKERVFAEGQLVLKVADYVKRGLAGPSKFAPK